A segment of the Desulfuromonas sp. genome:
AACTGGCCCATGATGCTTGTCGATCGAAGCGGCGTGAGCCGATTCACTTTTTCGACAAGACGAGTCGATCAGCCGGCCCTGCTCGAGCAGCAGAAGTTCGGCGCCGAGATCACGCGCCAACCCGAGATCGTGCGTCGCCATGATCACCGTGATGCGATCAGCAACCAAACTCTGGAGAAGATCGGTAAAGAGTGATTTGAACTCGCGATCGCCGCTGGCCGTCGGTTCATCGAGTAACAGCACCTCGGGCTTTAGCGCCAGGGCCCGGGCCAGGGCAACGCGCTGCACCTGGCCGCGCGAGAGCTGGCCCCGCCGGTTGCCGGCATAGCCGGTCATGCCGACCCGGTTGAGAGCCCTGTCGATGCTTTGCTTTCGGACCTCCCGGTCAACGCCGCGCAATTTCAGGCCATATCCGACGTTTTGCTCAACGGTTCCATTAAACAGATACGGCGTCTGCTCGACCAGGGTGAAGGCCCGGCGCAATGCTGTCTCGACGGATGGTTCAACCAGTTGTTCGGAAACCCGGAGCTCCCCGGCGACCGGCCGCCGCAACAGGGCGAGCAATTTCAGCAAGGTACTTTTGCCCGAGCCGTTGTGACCGGTAATCGCGTAGAGACGTTCCGCCTGCAGGGAAAGGGTCTTGATCTGCAGCGCGAAGGTACCGCCGTAGGTATCTTTGATGTTTTTCAGATCATACAGCCGGTTCATCAAGGCCCCGCTGCTGCAGGAAATAAAGGAAGAGGTTGACTCCGAGGGCGACACCGATCAGAACGAGGCCGAGGGCGAGGGCGAAGATGAACTCTCCCTTCGAGGTTTCAAGGGCAATGGCGGTCGTCATGGTCCGGGTGAAGCCGCGAATATTACCGCCGAGCATCATCGCTATACCGACCTCGGCGATGACCCGTCCGAAACCGGCAATGATGGCGGCCATCACACCGTAGCGGACCTCTTTCAGGAGCTGCATCGCTGCCTGAAACCGGCTCGCGCCGAGGGTTAATGCGGTATGGACAATCCGCTGGTCGGCCGTTTGCACCGTCGCCAGGACAAGGTTGGTGACGATCGGCGTTGCCAGAATCGCCTGGCCGAGAATGATCGCCTGCGGCGTGAAGAGCCAGCCGAGGGGACC
Coding sequences within it:
- a CDS encoding ABC transporter ATP-binding protein encodes the protein MNRLYDLKNIKDTYGGTFALQIKTLSLQAERLYAITGHNGSGKSTLLKLLALLRRPVAGELRVSEQLVEPSVETALRRAFTLVEQTPYLFNGTVEQNVGYGLKLRGVDREVRKQSIDRALNRVGMTGYAGNRRGQLSRGQVQRVALARALALKPEVLLLDEPTASGDREFKSLFTDLLQSLVADRITVIMATHDLGLARDLGAELLLLEQGRLIDSSCRKSESAHAASIDKHHGPV
- a CDS encoding ABC transporter permease, with product MGYLFDSFQAALGLLTRFDPEIAFVVWISLYTATAAIILAGLVGVPAGLWLGQTRFRGRRVVLVLLNSLMALPTVVVGLLLFGLLGRQGPLGPLGWLFTPQAIILGQAILATPIVTNLVLATVQTADQRIVHTALTLGASRFQAAMQLLKEVRYGVMAAIIAGFGRVIAEVGIAMMLGGNIRGFTRTMTTAIALETSKGEFIFALALGLVLIGVALGVNLFLYFLQQRGLDEPAV